Genomic segment of Nostoc sp. TCL240-02:
TGAAGCAATTCTGCTGTTTTGGTAAATAAATTTTTCATTATACGTATAAAAAATTACACTATGTGTATTGTAGTTATATAAATATAAAAAGTAGGTAATACCTAGTTTAAAATATTATTAACCCACATTCCGCAGGTATATCAGGTGAGAAGATAATATTTTCGGCAAGGCGCACCAAGAAATTGGAGAATCCATCGTCGTTCGTCAGTAAGATTGGTAATGTGTTGAAAGCCAGCGATCGTTACCAGATGAATCGACATGAAACATTGAAACACCCACCGCATCGTAGGAGAGGCAGTTGGTTTACCCAATTGATTGTTGATGGTTTGTTTTGCTTGAGCTAGAGCTTGGCGTAACGCCCGTTGTCCCAAAGTGTAAACTAACAAGCATAGACCCATGACCATTGCTAAAGCAGCAACACGTTCTTTCGAGTTGAGAAAAACACTGCTGGTAAAAAATAAAGGGTCTTTGAGAAAACGAAAACCACGCTCAGTAGATTGCTGGGCTTTGTACTGCTTGAGTAAGTCATCATTGCTCAATTGTTGAGCATCAAGAACATTGGTAGCCAAAATAAAACGTCCGGCTCGTTGTTTTTCAGTGGCAATTGCTAGCTCGTTAGGTACAACAGTCGCACGAATTTGATAGTAACACTGTTGTGGTTGAGCATCTTTACGTGGTCTGCCTGATTTGGCATGGCGTTTGTGTTCGATAATTTCTAGTTCAGCAAGTTCATGAAAGCGTTGCTGAGCCTCAAAACGCCCTGAAGCCTGTATCGCGTCTGCGGCACAAGCAAATTCTTGTTGTGACAACTGTCGCAGTTGAGATTGTGCTTGTTGGAGGTGCTTAGTCAGACGTTTTTCCAGTTGCTTTAAATCTGCTGCGGCACGGCTTCACTTTCCACCACTAGCCAACGCTGTTTGACTCCACCATAATCGCAGCAACACTCTGCTATTCGGTAGCCTGTGACTATGCTATCCACAAAAGCTTCCTGACTCATTTTCTCCAAGAGTAATTGGGCAGTAGTCAGTGTGGCTGGAACTCGTGATAGCCATCGCAAAGAATCCATTTGTTTAAGATTGCCTTCGGTGTAGAGTGCTGCATCCGCTACAAACAAAGCATCTATTTCCCATTGGTGACGAAATTCTTTCAAGATTTGAGCAAACACGGCTGAGTCGGCTTCATTCCCATCTGCCACTCTTAGATTTAGATATAGAGGAATATCCCCGTCTCCACTGCACATCAGGTCTACAATAAACTGTTTCAGGTCTGGTCGATGATCTCTTGAGTATCCTTTTTGTGATTGTTATCTCTCTTGGCTTGCCTGAACCTTCTGTTGAGTTGTTGGTATATTCTCCATGCACATGAAACGAACTTGAATCCAAGTGTAAACTGTCCTTTTCCACCCCAAACTTCTTGGCTGCTGCCAGTGCTACTGTCACAAATACTTGTGTTAATCCCGCTTCATACAGTTTGTCCAAGACTCTGCCCAAGCGGTCATCATTCAAGTGTTCTGGACTTATACCTTCCCCTAGTAAATGCTCTGTGGCTTTGCCTACAAAGAACTTCTCAAATAGGTATAGTGGCGCACTTACTAAACCCAAGCCATTGAGAATCATTGCTTTGACTGCTTGACCTGAACTGACTATTTCTTGGTGATGTGTTCCCAGTATTTGGTTGATTTGCTCTACCAAACACATTTGATCAATAATCCCTGCCACTATCCCACAGTGGTCAATATCTTGTACTCTTATTTCTGATACTGATGGTGTCATTCATCAAAAATACCATTGATCTCCTCTCTTACCTGCGGAATGTAGGTTATTAACTATTAAGGCAGAGTATTAACAGACTCAGTATTCAACTTTATGGGAAACAAGCGTTAGACTTTGTTACCAATTAGGTCTTAATATTTCAGTAACATATATTGCTGTTTTGTTAGTAAGCCACGCATTAATTAATGAGACTAAGGCTATTTAGTCAAAGATCGATAGAGATTGTAACAGCTTCGCTGACTGCATTTACCACAATTTTAAGCATCAATCACCCTAGCTACGTTAGAGGGACAACCTTCTACTGCGAAAAGAGTAACGGTGTACCCATAACATTTGCTCGTACCTAGGATAGGAGAAAAGTGCCAATGAGTAAATGGGTTTCTCAGAATTACTTTTCGCAAGAGTGGACTGTCGAACGTCGTTGTCAAGAAGTATATCAGTTGGAAGATAAATAAGGAGCGATCGCTGATTATACCCAAGCTTTCCGAATTAATCCCAACCTTGCGCCAGTCGAGGAATTGCTCGCTTTGAGTTGGGAGGCAAGAAGGGAGCAATTACTGATTTTAATCAAGCTTTGCGGATTAATCCTAACTTGGCTGCCACTTACACTCGTCGGGGGTAGCCCATTATACATTGGCAGATAAACAGAGTGCGATCGCGGATTTACAGAAAGGTGCTGATCTCAATTTGGAACCTGACTTCTCACGGCATCTGGAAAACTTCACTTTTATTTCTCTCTCCTAAAATGAAAAGTGTTTCACTGTGACTTCCATTACCGCTCTGTAAATTCGCCTTGATGCTGCGGTACAAGAATTATAGATAAATGCTAAATTGATTAATCTTTAGAATTTTCAACAGTTTTATCGACTTTTAAAACACGCCCTAATTAAAACATCCGAGAGATTTGTTTATTATTCCTTGAAGTAAATGTCATTAATTCTACCAATGCAGTCAGAGTTTAAATGATTGATATTAGAGGAGCCATAAAAAATCTCGAAGGATGAGCCCAGTATGTTTAGTAGCCAAGTCAGTATCCCCGGTTATCAAGTTAGCAAAGAACTTTATAACGGCTCTAGAACCCTAGTTTATCAGGGATATCGGGAAACTGACCAAAAACCAGTGGTGATTAAACTGCTAAAAAATCTTTATCCTACATTTAGCGAACTCGTACAATTTCGTAATCAGTACACCATTACCAAAAATCTCAACTATCCCAAAATCATCCAAACCTATACTCTGGAAGTATACCAGAATGTTTATATATTGGTGATGGAAGACTTTGGGGGAATTTCTCTTAAGGATTATTTCGCCAACAATCATAATGTTTCATCCCTAAATGAATTTTTACAAATCGCAATATCTTTATGTGATGCCTTAGATATACTTTCCCGTCATCGAATTATTCATAAAGATATAAAACTCGCCAATATATTAATTAATCCTGAAACTAAGCAAATAAAGCTAATTGACTTTAGTATTGCCTCTTTATTACCACGAGAAACCCAAACGCTCATCAGCCCTAATGTATTAGAAGGTACGCTGGCTTATATTTCCCCAGAACAAACAGGAAGGATGAATCGGGGAATTGACTACCGGGCTGACTTTTATTCTTTAGGTATTACTTTTTATGAATTACTTACAGGAAAGTTACCCTTTCAATCAAACGATGTGATGGAGTTAGTGCATTGTCATATTGCGAAACAACCTCCACTTTTAGGAAATAGCGAAGAAATTCCCCAAGTTCTTTGTGACATCATAACCAAATTAATGGCAAAAAATGCCGAAGATCGTTATCAAAGCGCATTAGGGCTGAAATTCGATTTAGAAATTTGTTTACATCAGTTAAACGAAATTGGCAGAATTGAGAGTTTTTCAATTGCTCAAAGAGATGTGTGCGATCGCTTCATTATCCCCGACAAACTCTATGGAAGAGAAACAGAAGTAAAAACCCTGCTTCAAGCATTTGAAAGAGTTAGCCAAGGTGCTACAGAAATGATGCTGGTAGCGGGGTTTTCTGGGATTGGTAAAACTGCGGTTGTTAACGAAGTTCATAAACCGATTGTTCGTCAACAAGGTTATTTTATTAAAGGTAAATATGACCAATTTAATCGTAATATTCCCTTCAGTGCTTTTGTGCAAGCTTTCCGAAATTTAATGGCACAATTGTTAACAGAAAGCGATCTTCAAATTCAGCAATGGAAAACTAAGATTTTAGAAGCGGTTGGTGAGAACGGACAGGTAATTATTGAAGTTATCCCCGAATTATCAAGAATTATTGGTCAACAACCACCTACTACAGAATTATCAGGAACTGCGGCCCAAAATCGATTTAATTTATTATTCCAGAAATTCACCAAAATCTTTACGAGTGATGCACATCCATTAGTGATGTTTTTAGATGATTTGCAATGGGCTGATTCGGCATCACTGATGTTAATGCAGTTATTAATGGCTGATACAAAGCATTTTTTATTAATTGGTGCCTATCGTGATAACGAAGTCAACCCAGCACACCAGTTAATGTTGACTTTGAATGATATCCAAAAAACAGCAGCCACGATTAATACGATTACTTTAGCAGCACTGAGTCAAGGGCAGGTAAATCAATTAGTTGCTGACACACTTCAATGCTCAGAAAATTTGGCATGGACTCTTTCTCGCTTAGTAGCTCAGAAAACTCAAGGTAATCCATTTTTTGCTACACAGTTCCTTAAAGCATTACATCAAGATGGAGTAATTGAATTTAACTTAGAGTTGGGATGTTGGCAATGTGATATCACGCAAATAAATCAGCGATCGCTCACAAATGATATCGTTGAATTTATGGCATTGCAATTACAAAAGTTGCCAGCATCAACTCAAGGTATTTTAAAATTAGCTGCCTGTATTGGTAATCAGTTTGATTTAGAAACATTAGCGATTGTTTCTAAACAATCAAAAATAGAAACGGCTGTTTGTTTGTGGAATGCTTTACAGGAAAGTTTGGTTTTACCTCAAAGTGAGGTTTATAAGTTTTTTGTGGGCTTGGAAAATCAAGCTGTTACTCCAGAAAATTCCGAAATTATTGGATATAAATTTCTACACGATCGCATCCAACAAGCAGCTTATTCTTTAATTCCGTCAGATCAAAAACAAAAAACACATTTGATGATTGGTCAATTGTTATTGCAAGGGTTATCCGAGCAGGAGCAACAAGAACGGATTTTTGACCTAGTAAACCAACTGAATTTGGGACAAGGTGCGATCGCTGAAGATGATTCCCTTTCGAACATTGCCACCCATGAACAGAAAAAACAACTGGCTCGCTTAAATCTGCAAGCAGGACAAAAGGCAAAACTGTCGGCTGCTTATCAAGCATCTCAGAGCTATTGTACTACTGGGATTGATTTATTACCTGCAACTGCTTGGCAGACTGACTATGAACTAATGTACAGTTTGCACCGAGAGGGTTCAGAAGCAGCTTATCTGTGTGGTAATTTTGACCTAGCCGAAGTCCTTTATGGGGAAGCACTAAGCCATGCTCAAACACCCCTAGACAAAGCAGTGATTTATCGCGTGCAAATGACTCAATATCAGCTTCAAGGACGCAATGTGGAAGCGATCGCCATGCAACGCCAAAGTTTACAACTACTTGACTGGGAAATGCCTACAGAACAAGAGTTGATTCAAGCAAGCCTGGACAAAGAAATTGCCATAGTTAACAGATTTTTAGAGCAGCAGACTGTTGAATCCATTCTCAATCTTCCCAAAATGGTAGATGCCAGTATTGCAGAAATGTTGCGAATTTTACAAATTCTCTTCTATGCTGCATGGCTTAATGGTCAATCGACTTTAGGATTGCTGGTACTCGCCAAGATGACTACTTTATCTGTGCAGTATGGTAACAGCGATATGTCTCCCTTTAGCTATGCCGGCTATGCCTTAATTGCCAATGCTATCCTCAAAGACTTGGGAACAGCTTATCAGTTTGGAGAAATGGCAGTGCAGCTTTGCGAACAGTTTGATAATGCAGATGTCCGGGGAATGACTAATTTTCTCTTTGCTGCGGATATCCATAGCTGGAGTCATCCAATTAGAGAAGCTGATACATACTATGACAATGCCTACAAGTATGGTATGGAAGCAGGGAACTGGCTGACCGTTGGCTTTATGATCATGCAAAGTGGTTCCGATCGCCTCACTTATGGTAAAAATCTAGATGAACTATATGCGATCGCCCAAGCTCATGCAGATTTTCTCCGTCGCATCAAAAGTCTAGAGAACCTAGATGCTTTAATCGTCGGAGTTATTCAACCAATTCGCAATCTTCTTGGTTTAACAAAAAACCTCTTCAGCTTTGATGACGATAGTTTCAGTGAAGCTGAATATTTACAAAAATATAGCAATACTCCTTATCATCTGGCTTGGTTATATTCTGTCAAAATCCGTCATGCTTATTTATTTGACCATAAAGCCACATACCCAGATTTAATTCCCCAACTGAGCATAATTGAAAACACCATTTCCAGTCATGCCAAAGTCCCTTCTAGCGTGTTTTATGTAGCATTAATGCATCTGTCTCTAGCTGAAATTGCTAGCGACGAGCAAGAGCGTCAGTTCCATTGGCAAGCGTTAATTCCCCTAGAGGAACGCTTAAACAGTTGGGCAAAAGCCTGTCCCGAAAATATTCTCCACAAGTGTCTGCTAATACTTGCAGAAAAAGCACGCTTAAAGGGACAAAAAGCAGAAGCACTGGATTTTTACGAACAAGCCATTGCTCAAGCTCAATGTCAAGGTTATGGCTATGAAGAAGCCCTCGCCAACGAACTTGCAGCGAAATTTTTCCTCAATTGGGGCAAAGAAAAAGCCGCTTCAGATTATATACATGAAGCCTACTATAGCGGTTATCAGTCTACTTCAGTACAGTAGGAGAGAGCAATTCTACTGATAATTGGTGGTGATGAAAGCCTACTCTCTCGACTTGCGTCAAAAAATAGTTGATGCTTATGCCTGCGGTGACATTTCCCAACGAAAACTGGCTAAAAACTTTGGTGTCACCTTAAGTTTTGTGCAAAATTTACTCAAACGCCATCGAGAATTGGGGATGATAGGCCCCAAGGTGCGGACTGAGCAGACAGCAACAAAGTTGAATGCTGAACAGTTAGAAATCCTGCGCCAACTCGTCATAGCACAGCCCGATGCGACGTTAAGCGAATTGCGGGAACGACTTTACGAGAAAACAGAGGTCTTAATTGGGGTAGCTACGGTGAATCGGATGGTTCGCTGGAAACTTCACCTCAACCTCAAAAAAAAAGTCTCCACCTCACAAAAAAAGGTAGTGATGAAGTCCAACTAGCCCGATTTGAGTACTGGAAACTCTTGAGGGGGATACCCGTCGAAGAGCTGATTTTCTTAGATGAATCGGGAGTTAATCTGTCCTTCATCCGCAAATGTGCCCGCGCCTTGCCTGGCGCTTCAGGCTATGCTCAAAAGCCCAACCGCAAAGGGAAAAATGTCTCGGTAATTGGTGCAATTAGCTTGAAAGGACTGCTCACCCAATGGAGTGGCTTAGGTTCTATCGATGCTTTGACTTTTGATGCCTTCATCGCCCAAAAGCTCGTACCCAAACTTTGGCCTGGTGCAGTGGTGATCATGGATAACTGCTCAATCCATAAAAGTGATGAACTTGAAGCTTTGCTCATCGCTGCTGGCGCTCATCTCATTTATCTCCCCCCCTATTCTCCCGATTTTTCACCGATTGAGAATTGTTGGTCCAAGATTAAGAACATTCTCCGTCGCATCGGTGCAAGGACATACCCTGATTTACTCCAGGCATTAGATACGGCATTCGCAGAAGTGACAATAGAGAATTTGCTGGGTTGGTTTACTCACTGCTGCTACTGTACCTCACAAGACTGATAACCGCTATATCCCTCTTCTGTCACTTTCCGAGTATTCTGAATAAAAGGATTAAAAGAAAAAACTCTCTTCAGGTAAGCAGGGCAATGGATGTAGAATTACAAATCCTAAAACATTTGGCAAGAGATGCCCAGCCAACAGTTGCGATCATAGATGAATATTGTGCAGAGTATAAAGACCTGTTCAAAGAAGTAAGAAATTATGAATGCTTCAAATATTTACATTTAGGGATAATTGCACCAATAAAAAGAAAATCATTACCAGAAATAGCCAAAGTAGTAAGTATAAACTCGGCACAGTCATTACATCATTTCATAGCCTATTCAGATTGGTCAGCAAATAAATTAAAGAGCCGAAGATTAGATAAATTAAAGAAAGCATTAAATAGTCAGGCGATAACCGTAGTAATAGATGAAACTGGAGATAGGAAAAAAGGTAAAAAGACAGATTATGTTGCAAGACAATATCTAGGGAGTGTAGGAAAAATAGATAATGGAATAGTATCAGTCAATGCTTATGGAGTTTATGAAAATGTAACATTTCCATTAAGTTTCAAAGTATTTAAACCGAAAGGGACGCTCAAATCAGGAGATAAATATAAAACCAAAATAGAGTTAGCGTCAGAAATTATTACAGAATTAATAAATGAGGGGTTTAATATTGAATTAGTATTAGCCGATAGTTTATATGGTGAAAGTAGCAAATTCATCAAAAAGCTCAATGAATATGAATTAGCTTATGTTGTAGCAATTAGAAGTAATCACGGAGTCTGGCTACCAGCTAATCAGAGCGTTAGAGCTAACAAGTGGTGCAAATTTGAGAGAACA
This window contains:
- a CDS encoding AAA family ATPase — translated: MFSSQVSIPGYQVSKELYNGSRTLVYQGYRETDQKPVVIKLLKNLYPTFSELVQFRNQYTITKNLNYPKIIQTYTLEVYQNVYILVMEDFGGISLKDYFANNHNVSSLNEFLQIAISLCDALDILSRHRIIHKDIKLANILINPETKQIKLIDFSIASLLPRETQTLISPNVLEGTLAYISPEQTGRMNRGIDYRADFYSLGITFYELLTGKLPFQSNDVMELVHCHIAKQPPLLGNSEEIPQVLCDIITKLMAKNAEDRYQSALGLKFDLEICLHQLNEIGRIESFSIAQRDVCDRFIIPDKLYGRETEVKTLLQAFERVSQGATEMMLVAGFSGIGKTAVVNEVHKPIVRQQGYFIKGKYDQFNRNIPFSAFVQAFRNLMAQLLTESDLQIQQWKTKILEAVGENGQVIIEVIPELSRIIGQQPPTTELSGTAAQNRFNLLFQKFTKIFTSDAHPLVMFLDDLQWADSASLMLMQLLMADTKHFLLIGAYRDNEVNPAHQLMLTLNDIQKTAATINTITLAALSQGQVNQLVADTLQCSENLAWTLSRLVAQKTQGNPFFATQFLKALHQDGVIEFNLELGCWQCDITQINQRSLTNDIVEFMALQLQKLPASTQGILKLAACIGNQFDLETLAIVSKQSKIETAVCLWNALQESLVLPQSEVYKFFVGLENQAVTPENSEIIGYKFLHDRIQQAAYSLIPSDQKQKTHLMIGQLLLQGLSEQEQQERIFDLVNQLNLGQGAIAEDDSLSNIATHEQKKQLARLNLQAGQKAKLSAAYQASQSYCTTGIDLLPATAWQTDYELMYSLHREGSEAAYLCGNFDLAEVLYGEALSHAQTPLDKAVIYRVQMTQYQLQGRNVEAIAMQRQSLQLLDWEMPTEQELIQASLDKEIAIVNRFLEQQTVESILNLPKMVDASIAEMLRILQILFYAAWLNGQSTLGLLVLAKMTTLSVQYGNSDMSPFSYAGYALIANAILKDLGTAYQFGEMAVQLCEQFDNADVRGMTNFLFAADIHSWSHPIREADTYYDNAYKYGMEAGNWLTVGFMIMQSGSDRLTYGKNLDELYAIAQAHADFLRRIKSLENLDALIVGVIQPIRNLLGLTKNLFSFDDDSFSEAEYLQKYSNTPYHLAWLYSVKIRHAYLFDHKATYPDLIPQLSIIENTISSHAKVPSSVFYVALMHLSLAEIASDEQERQFHWQALIPLEERLNSWAKACPENILHKCLLILAEKARLKGQKAEALDFYEQAIAQAQCQGYGYEEALANELAAKFFLNWGKEKAASDYIHEAYYSGYQSTSVQ
- a CDS encoding transposase: MKAYSLDLRQKIVDAYACGDISQRKLAKNFGVTLSFVQNLLKRHRELGMIGPKVRTEQTATKLNAEQLEILRQLVIAQPDATLSELRERLYEKTEVLIGVATVNRMVRWKLHLNLKKKVSTSQKKVVMKSN
- a CDS encoding IS630 family transposase; translation: MRGIPVEELIFLDESGVNLSFIRKCARALPGASGYAQKPNRKGKNVSVIGAISLKGLLTQWSGLGSIDALTFDAFIAQKLVPKLWPGAVVIMDNCSIHKSDELEALLIAAGAHLIYLPPYSPDFSPIENCWSKIKNILRRIGARTYPDLLQALDTAFAEVTIENLLGWFTHCCYCTSQD
- a CDS encoding IS701 family transposase; translation: MDVELQILKHLARDAQPTVAIIDEYCAEYKDLFKEVRNYECFKYLHLGIIAPIKRKSLPEIAKVVSINSAQSLHHFIAYSDWSANKLKSRRLDKLKKALNSQAITVVIDETGDRKKGKKTDYVARQYLGSVGKIDNGIVSVNAYGVYENVTFPLSFKVFKPKGTLKSGDKYKTKIELASEIITELINEGFNIELVLADSLYGESSKFIKKLNEYELAYVVAIRSNHGVWLPANQSVRANKWCKFERTFSNKKSEIRYIREIIYGKKRAITYWEITTDPETMPDNSTSFVMTNLQGNLKKTLGDLYGLRTWVEYGFRQCKQELGWTDYRLTNFQHIERWWEIIFCVYTMISLNSPAFLALNQSLQIETEVIGTSYVNCVDFSHHQQWNHNSGWKNTLNNLRLIVQPLLLFWLIYPWLDIFPNSHLLLGFNHLICAMNQFKPFFASG